The sequence below is a genomic window from Chloroflexota bacterium.
CTCGAACGCCTCCGCCTCGTCCTTCGACTTCGTGTAGAAGACGTAGCCGCCCCGGGTGAGCGCATTGAGGGCGGCCCAGCACTCGGACAGGTCGTACGGGCCGGCGAGCGCGACGAGGGCCCGGACCCGCTTCTCGCGAGCGGCCGCGAGCGGGCCGTAGATGCCGCCCATGCTGATCCCCATGAGCCCGACCCGCCCGGCGTCGACATCCGAGCGGGCGGCGAGCGTGTCGATGATCGGCCGGACGACACTCGACCAGTCGGCCCGGATCGGGAAGCGCGGCGCGCTCTCGCCCTGGCCCGGACCGTCCACCGTGAGGGTCGCCATCCCGCGCTGGAGGAAGTCCTGTTCCATCGCGAAGAGTTCCTCCTTCACCGAGTCGAGGCCGGGGACGAGGAGCACGACCGGCGGACGGGTGACGTCCCGCGGTCGGCGCAGGTTGCCCGGGATCGTCGTGCCCTCGAACGGGATCTCGAGGCGTTCGCCGGGCGGATCGAGGTGGGGGAGTGCGCGGGCATACATCGCGCCGACGAGGGCGCCCATCGCGAGGTGCAGGTCGAGGTCCTCGAACCAGAGGAACTTCCCGAGGTGGTAGGACCAGGCGGCCCGCTGGAACGCCTCGGTCGCGCTCACCGTGTGACCGCGGGCGGCCGCCTCCTCGGCGAGCTCTCGGTGCATGTCGCCGACGGCCTTCCAGTTCGGCGCCCAGTCTGCCCACTCGATGGTGGCGGCCTGGACCCGTTCGAAGTCGTTGACGTCGATCCCATTCGCCACGAAGCGCGGCTTCCAGTGGGAGACGGCGAGCTGGACCCGGTTCGCTGGTTCAGTGGCCACGGACGGACTCCTTCGGGTTGGTCGGCACGGCGCGCGACCGGTTCACGGCAGGCCGCCCTCGAGCCGACCCGCGAGATCGGCGAGGAACGCGGCCGCCTGCGCTCCGTCGACAACCCGGTGATCGACCGACAGCGTGAGCGTCACGGTCGGAGCGATCACCACCGCGCCGTCGCGCGCCACGACGAGATCGCGGACGCGGCCCACCGCGAGGATCGCCGCCTCCGGCGGATTCACGATGGCGGTGAAGCGATCGACGCTCTGCGGGCCGAGATTGGAGATCGTGAAGACCGCGCCGACGAGCGCCTCCACCGGGAGCTTCCCGGCACGGGCACCATCCTGCAGGGCCACCCGTTCGCGCGAGATCGCCGCGAGCTCCTTCGCGCCGGCATCGCGGAGCACCGGCACGAGCAACCCGTCGTCCAGCGCGACTGCGATCCCGATGTGGATGCCGTCCGGCGGGATCAGCCCCTCCGGGTCGTAGCGCATCGCGAGCCGCGGGTGATCAGCCAGCGACCGGGCGACGGCCCAGATGAGCACGTCCGCAAAGGAGACGCCGGCCGTGGTCCGGGCGGCTGCCGCGGCCGTCATATCCACGTCGCGCGACACGGAGAACTGGGGCACGTCGCGGAACGACTGGGTCATCCGCTCGGCGATCGCCCGGCGCATCCGCGACAGCGGGGCGCGGACGGCGGCGCCGCCTGGTGCGACCGGCCCTTCTCCCGGGCCCCCCGCGGCATGGACGGTCTCGACATCCTCGACGGAGATTCGACCGCCCCTGGCCGGACGGACCCGCGCGAGATCCACGCCGAGCTCCGCGGCCCGCTTGCGGGCCGCCGGACTGGCGATGACTCGCTCGTCCTCGAGCCGGGGCGCAGTCGGAGCGGGTGGCGGTGCCTCGACCGCGGCTGGTCGCTCCAGCTCCACGGGCGTCGACGGGACGGTGAACGGCTCGTCGGCGGTGGTGGTGATGAGGGCGATGACCTCCGTGACCGGAACGGTGTCCCCGGCGGCCGCGAGCAGCCGGCGAACGTACCCGGCGACCGGAGATTCGACCTCCATCGTGGCCTTGTCCGTCTCGACCTCGAAGAGGACCTCGCCGGCCTCCACGCGATCGCCTTCCTGCTTCAGCCACGCCACGAGCGTTCCCTCGTCCATGGTCAGGCCGAGTTTCGGCAGGATGACCGGGGTCACGCTCACCCGACGAGCTCCTTCGCGACGCGGACGATGTCCTCGACCTGGGGGATGACGCCGCGCTCGAGATGCGCCGCGTACGGGATCGGCGTCTCCACGCCGGCGAGGCGGCGCGGCGGGGCGTCGAGATCGTCGAAGGCCTCCTCGGCGACGAGCGCGGCGATCTCGCCGCCATAGCCGCCGCGCTTGATGGCCTCGTGGACGACGAGCAGTCGCCGTGTCTTGCGCACGCTCGCGAGGATCGTCTCCCGGTCGAGGGGCACGAGGGAGCGCAGGTCGACGATCTCCGCTTCCACGCCTTCGTCGGCGAGCTTCGCCGCGGCCTCGAGCGCGAACAGCACCTCGCGCGACCAGGTCACGATCGTGAGATCGCTCCCCACCCGCTTTACGTCGGCCTTGCCGAGCGGGACGACGTACTCGCCCTGCGGGACCGGTCCCTTCGTGCGGTAGAGGAGCTTGTGCTCGATGAACATGACCGGGTCGTCGTCCCGGATCGCGGCGGTGAGGAGGCCCTTCGCGTCGCCGGGCGTCGCCGGCATGACGACCTTCAGGCCCGCGACGTGGGTGAACCACGCTTCGAGCGACTTCGAGTGCTGGGCGGCATTGCCGCGGCCCGAGCCGCCCTGGGTCCGCACGACGAGCGGCACCCGCGCCTGTCCACCGAACATGAAGCGGTTCTGCGCCGCCTGGTTCACGATCTGATCGATCGCCAAGCCAGAGAAGTCGATATACATGAGCTCGACGATCGGCCGCAGGCCGGTGAGTGCCGCGCCCACGCCCGCGCCGACGATCCCGATCTCGCTGATCGGCGTCTGGCGGATCCGCTCCGGGCCGAACTCCGCGAGCAGGCCCGCCGTCACCTGGAACGCGCCGCCATGCTCGGCGATGTCCTCACCCATCACGAGGACCCGCGGGTCGCGCTGCATCTCGAGCCGGAGCGCGTCGCGGAGCGCCTCGGCGTAGAACTGCTCGATCGTCCCGCCGGGAGCCCCGGCGGGGGCCGTCTCAGTAGCTGGCATAAATCTCCTCCGGCGTGATCGGCGAGGCGAGCGGGCCGGTCTCGGCCCAGGCGATCGCGGCCTCGGTCGCTTCGTCCACCTCGCGGTCGACGGCGTCGATCTCCGCCTCGCTCGCCAGGCCGTCCGAGATGAGCCAGGCGCGGGCGTTGACGATCGGGTCGAACGTCGTCCGCCAGGTCTCGATCTCCTCCTTCGTCCGGTACTGCTGCGGATCGCCGTAGTAGTGGCCCTCGTGGCGGTAGGACTCGGCGACGATCAGGGTCGGTCCGCCTCCCGCCCGGGCCCGGGCGATCGCCTCGCCGGCGACCGCGTGGACGAGCCGGACGTCCCGACCGTCCACGTTGACTCCGGGCATCCCGTAGCCGATCGCCCGCGAGGCGATGTCGTCGGTGGCGAAGGCCCTGCCTGCCGGGAGGCTCTCCGCGTACTGGTTGTTCTCGCAGACGTAGATGACCGGCAGCTTCCAGATCGCGGCGAGGTTGAGCGACTCGTGGAACGTGCCCTGGTTGGCGCCCCCGTCGCCGAAGAACGAGACGGCGACCTGGTCCGTGCCGAGCTGCCGGGCGGTGAGGGCCGCGCCGGTCGCGATCGGGATCCCGCCGCCGACGATCCCGTTCGCCCCGAGGTTGCCCTTCGAGGTGTCGGCGATGTGCATCGAGCCGCCCCGGCCGCGGCAGTAGCCGGTCTCACGCCCGAGGAGCTCCGCGAACATCTTCCCGAGATCGGCCCGCTTGGCGATGCAGTGGCCGTGGCCCCGATGGGTCGAGGTGATCCAGTCGTCATCGCGAAGGTGGGCGCAGACACCCGCGGCGATGGCCTCCTCGCCGGCGTAGCTGTGGATCGTGCCCCAGATCTTGTTCTCACCGAAGAGGGTGGCCGAGCGCTGCTCGAAGCGGCGGATCGTCCGCATCACCCGGTAGAGGTCGAGCGCGGTCGCCCGGTCGATGGTCATCGGGTCCTCCTCATGGGGCCACCATCACCCGGATCGCGCCGTCGCGGCGCTCGGTGAACGTCGCCCATGCGTCGTTGAACTGGTCGAGGGGAAAGTGGTGGGTGGTGAGACCGGCCACGTCGATCGCGCCCGACGCGAGGAGGGCAAGGGCTCGGCCGGAGACACCTTTCGGGTTGGCCACGGAGCCGAGGACGTCGAGGTGGCCGCGAACGATCGTCGAGAGGTCGATGGACGGGAAGTCCACCCCCTGGCCGGTCGCCCCGCCGAGGACCACACGCCCGCCGCGACGGGCCGCCGCGATCGCCAGCCTGGCCGCCTCGGAGGTGCCGGCGAACTCCACGACGACGTCGGCGGTCCCGGCGAGGGCACCGGCATCGCGCTCGTCGACGACCGTGTCGGCGAACCGGGTGGCCCGGGCCAGGCGCTCGCCGCGACCGACCAGGGTCACCTGCCCGGCGCCAGTCGCCCGGGCGAGCTGCGCGGCGCACAGCCCGATCGCCCCGCATCCGACGACGACGACGGACTCTCCGGCGAGGAGGCGGGCCCGCTCGATCGCCCAGAGGGCGACCCCGAGGTTGTCCGTCCATGCCCCGTCGGCCGTGCTGACCGCGTCGGGCAACGGGTGGAGCGCGGCCACCGGCACACTGGCGTACTCGGCCAGGCCGCCGGCGATCGTGAACCCGACGTGGGCGTGCCCCATCTCCGTCCGGCCGTAGTTGCGGCAGAGGTTGTAGAGCCCCTCCCGGCAGCGATCGCAGACCCCGCAGCCGACGTGGACCTCCACTCCCACCCGGGTCCCGGCTGGCGGGCCGATCGTCGCCGGCCCGAGCGCGGCGATCGTGCCGGCGAACTCGTGGCCCGGCACATGGGGGAACGTCGTGCCGGCGAACGTCCCGGCGAGGATCTTGCGATCCGTCGCGCACACCATCGCAGCCTCGACCCGGACGAGGGCGTGGCCCGCGCCGGGCTCGGGCATGCGGATCTCGTCGAGGGCGAATCGCTCGGGCGCCTCGAAGACGACGGCGCGCATCCGCGAGGGAAGGCTCATGCGCCCGCGCTCATGGCCGGATCGGCGGGTCGGCAGCGGGTGGTCACGGCTCGACGATCACCTTGAGTGCGCCGTCGACGCGCTCGTTGAAGACCCGCAGCGCCTCGCGGAACTCGGACAGCGGGAAGTGGTGGGTGATGAGCCGGCCGGCCGGGATCCGCCCGTCGGCCATGAGCGGGATCACGGACTCCATCGTGTTGCGGTTGGCCCGGACTCCGTAGAGGTCGATCTCCTCGAGGACGATCTTCTGGAAGTCGACCTGGGTCGGCTCCTTCGGGATCCCCGTGAGGGCGACCCGGCCGCCCTTGCGGACCATCCCGATCGCCTGGCCGACCGAGTCCCTGGAGCCGGCCGAGTCCAGCGCGACGTCCACGCCCATCCCGCCGGACCAGTCGCGGACCTGTGCCACGGGGTCGCCGTCGTGGTAGTCGACCGTCTCGAAGCCGAGCGTGCGAGCGCGTTCGAGGCGCTTCCCACCGCCGATGACGATGACCCGCGCCGCCCCGAGGACCCGGGCGCACATCGCGACGAGCAGGCCCATCCCGCCCGAGCCCACGGAGGCGACGAGATCGCCGGGCTCGATCCCGGGACGGCGGACCGAGTGGAGGGCGATCGAGGCGGTGTCGCACAGGGCGGCCGTGTCGAACGCCATCGCGTCCGGGATCCGGAAGACGCTCTTGATCGTGTGGACGACGTACTCGGCGTACGCTCCCTGCGTGTAGTGGCCGTACTGGCGATGACCCAGGTCCTCGCGCCCGTAGTTGAAGCACAGGTTGTAGCGGCCGATGCGGCACATCCGGCAGTAACCGCAGCCGGAGTGGGAGGTCCCCGCGACGCGCGTACCCACGATGAAGCCGTTCTGCTCGGCGATCGGCCCGGCTGCCACGACCTCGCCGGACCATTCGTGGCCGGGAATGAACGGATAGGCCCGCGGCCAGCGGCCGGGGAAGCCACCCTCGATGATCTCGGCGTCCGTGCCGCAGATCGCGATGGCCCGAACCCGGCAGACGACCTCGTTGGCGGCCGGCTCCGGCCGGGGGACCTCGCGGATCTCGAAGGCATGGGGAGCGGTGAGGACGAGCGCTTCCATGTCTACTCCTCCACGAATGCGGCGACGCGGCAGATGCAGCCCTCGCCGCCCTGCCAGCGCCACGGGAAGGCGCCCATGGTCACGCGCCTGCCGGCGACCTCGGCAAGCTCGCCACCGAGGTTCTCGAGCATCGAGACGTCGTGCCGCGCTGTCGCGTAGTGGATGTACTCGAAATCCTTCTCGGGCAGCGTCGCCTCGATCGGCCGGCCGGTCATCGCCTCGTATTCGGCGACGAGGTCCGGGCGCATCAGGCGGACGCGCGTGTGCAGGGAGTGGTCGATCGACGCGAGATCGGCGCCGATCCACTTGATGCCCTTGCCGATGAGGAAATCGATCACCTCGGGCTGAGGGCCCGGATGGCGGTCGAAATAGGTCACGTCGTCGCGGGTCGGCTGCGTCCAGTTGAAGCGGTCCCAGCCGGTGTACAGGACGACGATGTCGCCCTCGCGGATCGACTCGCCCGGCGGGAGGTGGGCCTCGATGTCGGCCAGGCTGTAGGAGCTCCAGGGCCGGGTGATCGGCCGGAGATCGATCACGAGGCCCGTTCCGTAGAGCTCGTCAAGCCCGATCCGGCCGAGGTCCCGGCCGGTTTCGCAGTAGTGGCTCGGCGCGTCGATGTGGGTGCCGGTATGCATGTTCGTCTTCACGAGCATCGTGCTCTTGCGGTCCCGGTGGTGCGTCGTGATGTCGGTGACTTCGATCGAGGCGAACTGGGGCCACGTGGGCATCCGATCGCCCCACGGCTGGGTCAGGTCGACGAGGCGGGTCATGGCTGGGCTCCGGTGGTCATGGGGACTGCCTCACAGTGCGGCCGGCGCGGCCGAGGATGCGCGGATGACGAGCTCGGTCGGAAGGGTCAGGCGCACGGCGCCGATCGGTCGACCCTCGACCCGGTCGATGAGCAGGCGCGCGCCGGCGACGCCCATCTCGAGCTGCGGCACGCGCACGGTCGTGAGCGCGGGCTCGAGCAGGCCGGCCAGCGGGATGTCGTTGAAGCCCACGATCGAGAGGTCGCCCGGGACGCGGGCGCCGGTCTCGCGAAGCCGCTGCAGCATGCCGATGGCGATGAGATCGTTGGCGGCGAAGACGGCCGTCGGCCGGGCGGGGCCGGCGAGCATGATCCCGAGCGCCCGGTGCCCCGCCTCCTCGGAGAACGCGTCGGCCTCGACCACGAGCTCGGGCTCGTCGGCCAGGCCGCAGGCGAGGACGCCGGCCCGGTACCCCTCGCGCCGCTCGATACCGGTCGTCGTGTTCTGGGGCCCGGCGATGTGGCCGACGCGGCGGTGGCCGAGGGCGGCGAGATGGGCGACCACCTCGACGGCCGCGGCGTAGTTGTCGACGACGACCGCGAGGTCCTCGGTGCTCTGGGTCGCGCGGTTGAGGAGGACGAACGGGAAGGCCTCCTCGCGCAGCTCGGCGATCGTGTCGTCGGCCATCTGCGAGGACGCGATGAACAGGCCGTCCACCTGGCGCTCGCGGAGCACGCGGAGGTAGGTCGCCTCGCGCTCCGGTTCGTCCTCCGAGTTGCACAGGATGAGGTTGTAGCCTCGCTCGCGCGCCGCGTCCTCGGCCCCCTTGATGATCGACGAGAAGAACGGGTTGGTGATGTCCGGGACGAGCATCCCGAGCGTCAGCGTCCGCTGCAGCCGGAGGCTGCGGGCGAGGGCCGAGGGCCGGTAGCCGAGACGCTCGGCGGCCGCGAGGATGCGCTCGCGCGTGGCCGGCCGGATCGTTGACCCGGCGTGGCCGTTGAGGACGCGCGACACCGTGGACGGGTGGACGCCGGCGTCCGCCGCCACGTCGGTGATCGTCGCTCGAGCTCTCGTCGCGCCCATCGGGTTACCTCGCGGCGCCGGTCATACCGCGGCACTCTCGCCGAGGTAGAGCCGCTTGACCTGCGGATCGTCGAGCAGCGCCTGGCCCGCGCCGCGCAGCTTGATCGTGCCGAGCTCCATCACGCAGCCGGACCCCGCCGCGCCGAGCCCGATCCGGGCGTTCTGCTCGACGAGGAGGATCGTCACTCCCTGCTCGTTGAGCTCGCGCATCTTTGCCATCACCGTGCGAGCCGCGCGGGGCTCCAGGCCGAGCGTGGGCTCGTCGAGGAGGAGGAGGCGCGGTGCCGTCACGACCGCCCGGGCCATCTCGACCTGCTTCTGCTCCCCGCCGCTCAGGAGGCCGGCGCGGCGGCCTCCCTGCTCGACGACGATCGGAAAGAGCTCGGCGGCCGCGCGCAGCCGCTCCGGTACGAGCGAGCGGTCGCGGATGCTGTATGCGCCCATGAGGAGATTCTCGTGCACCGTCATCTGCGGGAACGTGCTCCGGCCCTGCGGGACGTGGGCGATGCCGCGTCGGAAGAGCAGGTCGGGACGCCATCCTCCCACGTTCACGCCGTCGAAGCGGATGCTGCCGCGGCGCGGCCGGAGGATCCCCGAGATGGCCCGCAGGAGCGTCGACTTCCCGGCCCCGTTCGGCCCGATGAGACAGACGAAGTCGCCCTCAGCGAGGCTGAGGTCGACACCCCGCAGGATGTCGCCGCCGCCACCGTAGCCTGCGTGGAGACCCTCGATCTCGAGCAGCATCGCTAGTCTCCGAGGTACGCGTCGAGGACGGTCGGGTCGTCGCGCACGACCGCGGGGGAGCCCTGCGCGATCACCGTGCCGCGGTGCATCACGATGACCGGGTCGCACAGATTCATGACGAAGCCCATGTTGTGCTCGATGATGAGGAACGTCACCCCGCGCGCGTTCAGCTCGCGGACGTGACCGGCGACCTTCTCGATCATGACCGGGTTCAACCCGCCGGCCGGCTCATCGAGCATGAGGAGGTCCGGCTCGGCCATCAGCGCGGCGACGAGCTCGAGGAGCTTCTGCTGGCCGAATGAGAGACTGCCGGCGGGCTGGTGCCGCAGGGCCTGCAGACCGACGAACTCGAGGAGCGCCTCCGCGCGCTGCGCCTCATGACCCTTGATGGCCGCCGTGAAGAGCGACCGCAGCGTCAGCTGGCGGACCGGAACGATCATGTTCTCGAGGACGGTCATGCGCCGGAAGATCCGCGTGACCTGGAACGTGCGCATCACGCCGAGGTGGACGATGTCGCTCGGCCGGCGTCCGGTGATCGGGACGCCTTGGACGTGGATCTGGCCGCGGTCCGGCTGGTAGAAGCCGGTGATGCAGTTGAACAGCGTGGTCTTGCCGGAGCCGTTCGGCCCGATGAGCGCGGTGATGCTCCCGCGCTGCACCGCCAACGAGCAGTCGACGAGCGCGGTGATGCCACCGAACGACTTGTCGATGCCGGTCACGGCCAGGCAGACGGGCCCGTCACGCCCCGACCGGTGCGCCGGCTCGTCTGCGGTCGTGGTGGTTGCCGCTGTCGCCGCGCTCGTCGATGCCGCGCTCATGCCGTCGCGCCCGGGAGCCGCGCGTCCGTCGCATCAGTGGCGCCCGTGGCGCCCGCCGCCCGTGTTCCACCGCGGCCGCGCCGCCACGTCTGGTACGTGGTGATGATGCCGTCGGGCATGAACATCACGACCAGGACCAGGACGACGCCGAGCGCGATGAGGTGGACCTGGCCCGCGATCTGCGAGGGCATGAAATAGATGAGGTATTGCGAGAGCGGCTGGACGATGAAGGCACCGAGCACCGGGCCCCACACGGTCCCACGGCTCCCGACGAGGCTCATGATGATGAGGTTGAGGGTGATGATGAGCTCGAACGCGAGGTCCGGGTCGACGTAGTTCAGGTACTGGGCGTGCAGCGCGCCGGCCGCTCCGGCGAACGAGACGCTGATCGCGAAGGCAAGGATCTTGTAGAGGGACGTGTTCACCCCCGAGCCGTCCGCCTTGCCCTCCTCCTCGCGGATCGCGACGAGGCCGAGACCGAACTTGGAGCGCCGGATCGCGATCGAGACGAGGATCGCCACGACGAGGAGGATGAGCATCGAGTAATAGAACGGCAGGATGACGAGGTTCCCCGGAAGGTCGAGGAGCGGCAGGTAGAGACCGGCGCTGCCGCCCGTGACGCCCCGCCAGTTCAGCGCGAGGAGCTGGACCATGTACGTGAAGGTGAGCGTCACGATGACGAACGACGTCCCCCGCGCCCGCAGCGAGACCCATCCCAGACCGGCCCCGATGAACGCCGCGAAGAGCCCCACGAACGGGGCGCTCACGAAGACCGGGATCCCGAACTTGACGACGAGCAGCCCGGCCGCGTACGACCCGATCCCGAAGAACCCGACGTGGCCGAGCGAGACGTAGCCGGCGTACCCGCCCATGATGTCCCAGCCGACCGACATGGCGGCGTACATGAAGGTGAACAGGAGCAGGTCCAGGTAGAAGCCCTCGCGGACGAAGACCGGGAGGGCGACGAGGAGCGCAAGCACGATCAGGGGGACGATCCTGCGGGTCTGCATCGGACTACAGGCTTTCCCGGGCGGTCGTGCCGAAGAGGCCCCGCGGCCGCACGATCAGGACACCGAACAGGAAGATGTAGAAGACCATCGGCGCCCAGTCGAGCGAGACCGTCACCGTCGCGACCTGCTCGGCCAGGCCCAGGATCATCGCCGCGACGAACGTGCCGGCAAGGCTCCCCAGCCCGCCGAGGACGACGATCGCGAGCAGTTTCCCGATCCACAGCCAGTGCGTCGCCGGGTAGAAGGCGAAGATCATCCCCAGCAGCGGCCCGGCGGCCGCCGCCATCGAGACGCCCAGCGCGAACGCCAGCATCGTCACCTGTTCCACGTTGACCCCGACGAGCGCCGCGGTGCGCGGGTCCTGGGTCGTCGCCCGGATCGCGCGGCCGAGGTTGCTCCGGGCGAGGAGGAGGTAGAGCGCGCCGAGGAGGACGAGCGCCACCCCCGCCGCAAGGAGCCGGACGAGCGGAACGTAGATCCCGCCGATCTCGAAGCTGCTCAGCGAATAGGGCGTGTTGATCGCCTGGAACGATGACGACCAGAGGCTGCCCTGGAGCCCCTCGAGGATGATCGCGAAGCCGAAGGTGACGAGGACGGTCAGCGTGAGATCGCGCCCGCCGAGGCGGCGCAGGATCGTCCATTGGACGAGTGCGCCCGCCACGAAGAAGATCGGCATGACGACCACGATCGAGGCGATCGGATCAAGGTTGAACGTCTTGTAGAGGACCCACGAGACGTAGGCCGCCATCACGATCATGGCCCCGTGCGCCACGTTGACGACACGCATGATCCCGAAGATCAACGTGAGGCCCGAGGCCATGAGCGCGTAGACGCCGCCGGTGAGGATGCCCAGGACGACGCTCTGGATGAGGAGTTCCGGGTTCAACTGACGTTCTCCGTGCGGAGGTTACCTGACTGCTCCGCCGGAGACCTCACCAGTTGGGCTTGGGGTACACCGGATCCGCGCCCTTGTTCGGATCGTTCGCCGGGGCGACGACGTACAGCTTGCCGGACTGGTACTGCTCGAGGAGGTAGCTGCCGTTCGGCCGACCGATGGAATCCCAGCCGATGGGGCCCTGGACCGTCTGGACCGGGTTGGCATGCAGCCAGTCGGCGATCTTGGTGTTGTCGAGCGACTGCGTCGCCGTCACCGCCGCCAGCAGCACCTGGCCCACCGAATAGCCCTCGGCGGCCTCGCCGGGGATGTCGACCTCCTTGGGGAACATCGCGTGGTAGTCCGCGACGAACTGGGCGTTGCCCGTCGCCTTGGACGACTGGATCCAGCCGTCGCCGGTGAAGATGCCGTTGACCTTGCTGCCGAGCGCCTGCTCGAACGGGCCGGTCGTGCTGGGGCCGCTGGTGAAGTAGATCGCCTTCGGCTGATAGTTGATCGAGGCATATGCCTGCACCTGGGCCACGGCGTCACCGAAGATCGTGCCGCCGAGGACGATGTCGGCGCCCGACGCCTTGACCGCGGCCGCGATCGACGCGAAGTCCGTCTGAGTCGGCGGATAGACGGCGTGATAGACGGTCTTGATGCCGGCCGCCTCGAGCGTGGCCTGAGCGCCGTCCTCGGTGGCCTTGACGAACGGGTCGTCCTGCTGCGGGTACGCCGCGGTCTTCGGCCGCTGGGCTGCCGGGAGCGACAGGATGTAGGTGACGAACGGATCGGCCTGGTGCTCGGCCGTCGCGGGCTGGACGAAGAACGTGTAGTGGAACTGGCGCTGGAAGA
It includes:
- a CDS encoding branched-chain amino acid ABC transporter permease, encoding MQTRRIVPLIVLALLVALPVFVREGFYLDLLLFTFMYAAMSVGWDIMGGYAGYVSLGHVGFFGIGSYAAGLLVVKFGIPVFVSAPFVGLFAAFIGAGLGWVSLRARGTSFVIVTLTFTYMVQLLALNWRGVTGGSAGLYLPLLDLPGNLVILPFYYSMLILLVVAILVSIAIRRSKFGLGLVAIREEEGKADGSGVNTSLYKILAFAISVSFAGAAGALHAQYLNYVDPDLAFELIITLNLIIMSLVGSRGTVWGPVLGAFIVQPLSQYLIYFMPSQIAGQVHLIALGVVLVLVVMFMPDGIITTYQTWRRGRGGTRAAGATGATDATDARLPGATA
- a CDS encoding branched-chain amino acid ABC transporter permease yields the protein MNPELLIQSVVLGILTGGVYALMASGLTLIFGIMRVVNVAHGAMIVMAAYVSWVLYKTFNLDPIASIVVVMPIFFVAGALVQWTILRRLGGRDLTLTVLVTFGFAIILEGLQGSLWSSSFQAINTPYSLSSFEIGGIYVPLVRLLAAGVALVLLGALYLLLARSNLGRAIRATTQDPRTAALVGVNVEQVTMLAFALGVSMAAAAGPLLGMIFAFYPATHWLWIGKLLAIVVLGGLGSLAGTFVAAMILGLAEQVATVTVSLDWAPMVFYIFLFGVLIVRPRGLFGTTARESL
- a CDS encoding amino acid ABC transporter substrate-binding protein, with amino-acid sequence MHRSNRSIDVPRVSPLLAWLAAGAIILAGCSGAASPSPAASAAASAAPSVAAGSPSPVASASAACPIPPCDQPIVIGVSQALTGDKSDPGTAIEHGYQVWVKEINAAGGLLGRQVVLKEYDNQSLADTAVSQIERLVTVDKVDLLFGPFSSALTIPTSAIAEKYKYAFIEGAGGAPGVFQRQFHYTFFVQPATAEHQADPFVTYILSLPAAQRPKTAAYPQQDDPFVKATEDGAQATLEAAGIKTVYHAVYPPTQTDFASIAAAVKASGADIVLGGTIFGDAVAQVQAYASINYQPKAIYFTSGPSTTGPFEQALGSKVNGIFTGDGWIQSSKATGNAQFVADYHAMFPKEVDIPGEAAEGYSVGQVLLAAVTATQSLDNTKIADWLHANPVQTVQGPIGWDSIGRPNGSYLLEQYQSGKLYVVAPANDPNKGADPVYPKPNW
- a CDS encoding ABC transporter ATP-binding protein; translated protein: MSAASTSAATAATTTTADEPAHRSGRDGPVCLAVTGIDKSFGGITALVDCSLAVQRGSITALIGPNGSGKTTLFNCITGFYQPDRGQIHVQGVPITGRRPSDIVHLGVMRTFQVTRIFRRMTVLENMIVPVRQLTLRSLFTAAIKGHEAQRAEALLEFVGLQALRHQPAGSLSFGQQKLLELVAALMAEPDLLMLDEPAGGLNPVMIEKVAGHVRELNARGVTFLIIEHNMGFVMNLCDPVIVMHRGTVIAQGSPAVVRDDPTVLDAYLGD